Proteins encoded within one genomic window of bacterium:
- the gloB gene encoding hydroxyacylglutathione hydrolase, with the protein MNPRLETVRRRGGSRKPGIEVVPCGEDNYAYLIDVGSEVWAVDPGLPGPVLEKLGSRCLGAVFCTHHHRDHVGGVEELRRRFACPVFGPLRAGGTGRAAGGIIRRGRERMTAIPTPGHTRDSVSYFLEPGNVSASGALFTGDTLFLGGCGRLGECEPERMWESLRLLAAGAGEIGLYCGHEYTRENYRFAAAVGVAGREALDLLQDLDRRPEAISVPRTLEAEKRTNPFLRAHEPAVRVPLGMEDASAFEVFLRLRRLKDVF; encoded by the coding sequence ATGAACCCGCGGCTTGAAACCGTCCGCCGCCGCGGCGGGTCCCGGAAGCCCGGAATCGAGGTCGTCCCCTGCGGGGAAGATAATTACGCCTATCTGATCGATGTCGGGTCCGAAGTCTGGGCGGTCGACCCGGGCCTCCCCGGGCCGGTTCTGGAAAAGCTCGGTTCCCGGTGTCTGGGGGCCGTTTTCTGCACGCACCACCATCGGGACCACGTCGGCGGGGTCGAGGAGCTGCGCCGGCGGTTCGCTTGTCCGGTCTTCGGGCCGCTTCGGGCCGGCGGAACCGGCCGAGCCGCGGGCGGTATCATCCGCCGGGGCAGGGAACGGATGACGGCGATTCCCACCCCGGGCCATACCCGGGATTCGGTCTCGTATTTTCTCGAACCGGGAAACGTCTCCGCCTCGGGAGCCCTCTTCACCGGCGACACCCTCTTCCTCGGCGGCTGCGGGCGCCTGGGGGAATGCGAACCGGAGCGGATGTGGGAATCCCTCCGGCTTCTCGCCGCCGGGGCCGGGGAGATCGGCCTCTACTGCGGTCACGAATACACCCGGGAAAACTATCGCTTCGCCGCCGCGGTCGGCGTGGCGGGTCGCGAGGCGCTGGATCTGCTTCAAGATCTCGACCGTCGTCCGGAGGCGATTTCGGTTCCCCGCACGCTGGAAGCGGAGAAGAGAACCAATCCTTTTCTCCGGGCGCACGAGCCGGCCGTCCGCGTTCCCCTGGGAATGGAGGACGCTTCCGCCTTCGAAGTTTTTCTGCGCCTGCGCCGCCTCAAGGACGTGTTCTGA
- a CDS encoding DNA polymerase ligase N-terminal domain-containing protein produces the protein MGKTTFVVHCFQGSKKNYYLRLEHEGVLMNWAIPEGIPERPGEQLPAQRLRDGSPQSASFEGKISSREFGEGLLSIWDRGECDLEKCKEVRIQFSLRGTRASGRYSLVRSNGQEKPNWMLTRLDDTEAVSAAPAPSGAPAPGSNGREGSPRRRSRPRRPARAKAAAAPSSSPRPRRPRPPAVSAPATPPEAPEPRAPRGSDDFKWRFGGFVTSIPLRVISPFINIYYDISNEKARRRSLRERRSESPKTPESGEAADASAGDAVD, from the coding sequence ATGGGGAAGACGACGTTTGTGGTCCACTGCTTCCAGGGTAGCAAGAAGAATTATTACTTGAGGTTGGAGCACGAAGGGGTCCTGATGAATTGGGCGATACCGGAAGGAATTCCGGAGCGCCCGGGGGAGCAGCTGCCGGCGCAACGCCTGCGCGACGGTTCTCCGCAATCGGCTTCGTTCGAGGGGAAGATCAGCTCCCGGGAGTTCGGGGAGGGGCTTCTTTCGATCTGGGACCGGGGCGAATGCGACCTGGAAAAATGCAAGGAAGTCCGGATCCAATTTTCGTTGCGGGGAACGCGCGCGTCCGGGAGATATTCCCTGGTGCGCTCCAACGGTCAAGAGAAGCCGAATTGGATGCTGACCAGGCTGGACGACACGGAAGCGGTTTCCGCGGCTCCCGCTCCCTCGGGCGCCCCCGCTCCGGGAAGCAACGGCCGGGAAGGCTCTCCCCGGCGCCGTTCGCGTCCCCGGCGCCCCGCCCGGGCGAAGGCCGCCGCCGCCCCCTCCTCGTCCCCCCGTCCCCGCCGCCCTCGGCCTCCCGCCGTTTCCGCCCCGGCGACTCCCCCGGAAGCGCCGGAGCCGCGGGCGCCCCGGGGAAGCGACGACTTCAAGTGGCGGTTCGGGGGGTTCGTGACTTCCATCCCTCTGCGGGTGATTTCCCCCTTCATCAACATCTACTACGATATTTCCAACGAGAAGGCGCGCCGCCGGAGCCTGCGCGAGCGCCGGAGCGAGAGCCCGAAAACACCGGAATCCGGCGAAGCCGCCGACGCTTCCGCGGGGGATGCGGTCGATTGA
- a CDS encoding permease has translation MTAGTYLVEVATASLDLLNRMSPYLLFGFLVAGGIRLLIRPGSIARHLGGGGWRQVVKATIVGIPLPLCSCGVLPAAMTLREEGAGRGSVVAFLLSTPATGIDSILATYGMLGGLFAVFRVLSAFLAGLIGGWAADLFDSRRARRPPPPPTEPRAQPSAPGARIGEALRFSFRVLLRDTGGWLLLGVVLGGAITRLLPPGSLDRFLGGSLLSMLAMFLVGIPMYICSAGSIPIAASLMAKGLSPGAALVFLMAGPVTNTVGLMVIVRTLGRSAAVIILAAVLVSAVGCGLLLDLAGNARQVFAPAAAGAGLPPWLEWGSTSVLLAGILANVFLDRRSLRPAKRG, from the coding sequence ATGACCGCCGGGACGTACCTGGTCGAGGTCGCGACGGCTTCCCTGGACCTGCTCAATCGGATGTCTCCCTATCTTTTGTTCGGGTTTCTGGTCGCGGGAGGGATACGGCTGTTGATACGCCCGGGGAGCATCGCGCGCCATCTGGGCGGGGGCGGCTGGAGACAGGTGGTCAAAGCCACCATCGTGGGGATACCCCTTCCCTTGTGTTCCTGCGGGGTGCTTCCCGCGGCCATGACGCTCCGGGAAGAAGGCGCGGGCCGCGGCAGCGTGGTCGCGTTTCTGTTGTCCACTCCCGCCACCGGAATCGACTCCATTTTGGCTACCTACGGCATGCTGGGGGGCCTCTTTGCGGTTTTTCGGGTACTGAGCGCCTTCCTGGCCGGGCTGATCGGCGGGTGGGCCGCCGATCTGTTCGATTCCCGCCGCGCTCGACGCCCCCCCCCGCCGCCGACCGAACCTCGGGCGCAACCCTCCGCCCCGGGAGCGCGGATCGGGGAAGCTCTGCGCTTTTCCTTTCGCGTTCTCCTGCGCGATACCGGCGGCTGGCTGCTGCTCGGCGTTGTCTTGGGCGGGGCGATAACCCGCCTGCTCCCCCCCGGATCCCTCGATCGTTTCTTGGGGGGCTCGCTGCTTTCGATGCTGGCGATGTTCCTGGTGGGAATACCCATGTATATATGTTCCGCCGGGAGTATACCGATCGCCGCTTCCCTGATGGCGAAGGGTCTTTCCCCGGGGGCGGCCCTGGTATTTCTGATGGCCGGTCCCGTCACCAACACCGTCGGGTTGATGGTCATTGTCCGCACGTTGGGACGGAGCGCCGCCGTGATTATCCTGGCCGCGGTGCTGGTGAGCGCGGTCGGATGCGGTCTGCTCCTGGATTTGGCGGGAAACGCGCGTCAGGTGTTCGCGCCCGCGGCGGCGGGCGCCGGGCTGCCTCCCTGGCTGGAATGGGGCTCCACGTCCGTTCTGCTCGCCGGCATCCTCGCCAACGTGTTCTTGGATCGCCGCTCGCTCCGGCCCGCGAAGCGGGGGTAG
- a CDS encoding Sir2 family NAD-dependent protein deacetylase — protein sequence MPIADNLELFAKWVAQASRIVFLTGAGISTESGIPDFRSADGLYADPGNRNIFEIDSFAENPEPFFRFAARFFELMTAAAPNRAHLAIARLQDRRTVSVVTQNVDNLHQRAGSREVHPVHGTFEHSVCLGCGARTRTEALLHDIRAGKVPRHACGGLFKPEITFFGEPLPTVPWEGARRAIAEADILCVVGSSLVVYPAAALPSCRPAACRLVIVNRDPTPWDGEADLVLSGNAGEIMEKAACPNW from the coding sequence ATGCCCATAGCGGACAACCTCGAACTTTTCGCCAAATGGGTCGCGCAGGCAAGCCGGATCGTATTCCTGACCGGAGCCGGGATCTCCACCGAAAGCGGAATTCCCGACTTCCGTTCGGCGGACGGCCTCTACGCCGACCCGGGCAACAGAAACATCTTCGAGATAGACTCGTTCGCCGAGAACCCCGAGCCTTTTTTCCGTTTCGCCGCCCGGTTTTTCGAGCTGATGACCGCGGCCGCACCCAACCGGGCCCACCTCGCCATCGCCCGCCTCCAGGACCGGCGAACGGTCTCCGTGGTCACCCAAAACGTCGACAATCTGCACCAACGGGCCGGGAGCCGCGAGGTTCATCCCGTTCACGGGACGTTCGAGCATTCCGTCTGCCTCGGGTGCGGGGCCAGGACCAGAACCGAAGCCCTGTTGCACGATATCAGGGCGGGCAAGGTTCCCCGCCACGCCTGCGGCGGCCTCTTTAAACCCGAGATCACGTTTTTCGGAGAACCGCTGCCGACGGTACCCTGGGAAGGCGCCCGACGGGCGATAGCCGAGGCCGATATCCTCTGCGTGGTCGGGTCATCGCTGGTAGTCTACCCGGCCGCCGCCCTCCCCTCCTGCCGTCCCGCGGCCTGCCGGCTGGTGATCGTCAACCGGGATCCCACTCCCTGGGACGGAGAAGCGGACCTGGTCCTGAGCGGAAACGCGGGCGAGATCATGGAGAAGGCAGCTTGCCCCAACTGGTGA